The sequence ATGTTATTTGTTATGGCCGCAGGAAATCTTCGAGAGAATTCCAATTCTGAAAGGTTCGACGCCGACGACACTTCAACTATAAATTTTCATTCTAATCCAACAATTAATCTTCCAAATGTGCTTGTGGTATCCTCTACAGATGACTCCAATAAGCTTTCTCAATTTTCAGTTTTTGGAAAAAAATCAGTACACCTCGCCGCTTTTGGAGACACAGCCCTTCTTCCTACTAAGGATGGAGAAAAAAATGAAATGGCGGGAACTTCTTTTGCCGCCCCATATGTAGCTCACGGAGCAGCTTATATCCTAGCAAAAAAACCTCACTATACGATTGCACAAGTGGTTGAAACGCTCAAAAAATCTATAGTACCAACTCGAGAATTAAGCCAAAAGGTCATCTGGGGTGGATATTATAAGTTCTCAAACCTAAAGAAAATTCTCTAAAAAAATATCCGTTCTCATAGACAGTCATCCCACGCCTTTTACACCCGTCGAACTTCTTCGCAAATTATCAGTAAATTCCTATGTAAAGAGATTGATATACGCCTGACAAGGTACTCACACCTTATAGCGAATGTATGCGTTTTAAGGTGGCCCTTTCGTTGCAAATTGAAAGGTGGACTATGAGAATTTATAAAAATAGTCCAAACAAAATAGTCCTCACCATAACCATTACCCTACTCTTGTCCTTTGCTCTCAAAGCAGAAATCAATATGAAGGACGCAAGCTACAGACAATCCTTCTTTGATATACAAGAAGTAAGAAGGACCTACAACAGTCGTTCTCTCTACACAGGATTCTTTGGATTCGGATGGTGTTCAAATCTAGAGAAATCCTTAGATATTAAATCTCCAAAAGAAATATCGTTTAAAGAATGTGATCAAGAATTTCCTTTTGTTCTCACGGATGAGAACAATCTACTTAAAACTAGAACTTACGAAAATACCATAACCAAAGAAAAGCTAATTTTTAAATCTGGCAGCTACACCCAATACTTAAATACCGGCGAAATTCGCGTCTTCAATCGCCTCGGCCAAATGATCAGCGCGATTCAGCCTCATGGACAAAGGATCGGATACCTTTATAACCATCAGAACTTAATCTCCCTTAAGACAAACTCCAACCTTCTCCTAACCTTCTCCTTTAATGACACTCGTCAGATCACAAGGATTCAGAGCAATTCTGGTTTAAGCTCACTGTACCTTTACGAAAAACAAAACTTGGTTCAGACCGTGAACTCCACCAAGCAGTCTCACCTGTATGACTACGACGATTTGAACAACATGGTGAGATTGACCTTCCCTGATAAAACCGAAGAAAATATCGTGTACAACAAGGATCATGATCGGGCAGTTAAAATTCAATTGAGAAATGAATGCATCGAATACTATGACTATTACCAAAAAAATAACGATCCACTTTACCAAATTTCCACACTCACCCGAAAATGTGACAACAAAACCATTCATACTTTTATATACGAATTCTGGTACAAAGTGAGACCCGATGGATTAAAATATCTTGAAAGATACAAAATCAATCAATCGATTCAAAGCAAGAAAAATCAAACAGTAGATATCACCTACAATCCTTATGACGGAAACCCAGTACGTATACTCAAAGACGGTAAAGATTTAATTATTAAAATCTAGGGGGAACAAATGAAAATGCTTCTTATCTTTTTCTTACTCTTGGCCTTCACCATCAATGCTTTCGGGATTGATACAAATACAGAAAAAACCATATTAGATCAAAACTGGGGTTTGAAAAAAATTGATGTCGAAAAAAGCTGGAGTATCTCTCAGGGAAATAAAAAAATCATCATCGCCATCATCGACACCGGAATGGATATGAATCATCCCGAACTCAAAAATAATCTCTGGGTAAATCCAAAAGAAATTTCCGACAATGGAATCGACGATGATGGAAACGGATTTATCGACGATATACATGGATGGAATTTCGTTACCGAAAATAATAAACCTTTAGACTCTCAAGGCCATGGAACACACATCGCCGGAATCATTCATGGTGTGGCTCCGAAAGCTAGCTTTATGGTTCTTAAATATTTTGATCCTAAATCTTTATCAGATAAAAATATAACCAACACCGTAAGAGCGATCGATTATGCGGTCAATAACGGCGCTCAGATTATCAACTATTCCGGCGGCGGCTTCGGGAAAAATCCTTTGGAGGAAATGGCTATTAAGAGGGCAAAGGATAAAAACATTCTCTTCGTCGCTGCCGCCGGAAATGAAGCTACAAACTCAGACAAAAACTCTTTCTATCCCGCCAGCTATGATCTTTCGAATATCATTTCCGTGGCCTCACTTACGCAAGAGTCTGATCTCGTAGAATCCAGTAATTTCGGAATTGAAACCGTAGATATCGCAGCTCCTGGTAAAAATATTTTCTCAACTCTTCCTGGCGGACGGTACGGATTTATGACTGGAACTTCTCAAGCCACGGCTTTTGCCACCGGCGTCCTAGCCATAATGATGACTGTTTATCCGGATATCCATAATACCGAAAAACTTATCCAATATTTAGTGAGCGCAGGAAGTATAGAGGAAAACCTCAACGGAAAGACAAAGTACAAAACGAAATTAAATTCTTATCGAGCCCTGGCTATGAAGGGAAAAGAAGTGGATGCGAACGGATTGAGCGCCGAGAATACCAAACAAATCAATGCGGATATATTTTCTTCGGAAAGTTCAATTTTAGATGCTAATTTAGATTCTTTGATTAAAAATACGAATACAAAAAATAGAATGAGAATTCCCGCTCAACAGTAACCTAGCAATGTGAGCAAGGCTCATCGTTAGCTATCAAAATCATCGTCATAAGCAAAAAGCTTTGCACCTTTGAATTGCTTATCTAAAGCTTGGTTTGCCAATTCATCGGCTCTTTTATTTTGCTCTCTGGGAATATGCTCAACTCGAACTTTCTCAAAAAATTTCAAAAGCTCTATCACTTGAGCATGCAGGTCTTTAATGCTTTCAGATTTAACTTTATATTCACCGAGAATTTGTCTCACCATCAGCTGACTATCGGTTCTAATCCAAATCTTTTCCGCTTTGTTAACTTTGGCTTCTTCTAGGCCTCTGATCAGCGCTGTGTACTCTGCAAAATTATTGGTTTGATCGCCGATAGCTTCAGAAAGAGTAGAAACTTCTTCGTCTTTCACCGTTGTAAATGAAACTCCAATGGAAGCAGGCCCAGGATTACCTCTGCTTGCTCCATCCGTGTAAATCTTGATAGCTGCCGGCCACTTCATGAAATTACTTTTTCTTGATTCTATCTAAAATTTTATTGGCTTTATCTAGAGCTTGGCCTTTAACGGCGTTGAGTTTTTCTTCGGCTTTGCCTTTAACTTCATTGAATTTCGGAGTGTATTGCTCTTTTACTTCTTTGAATTTTTGTTCAGCTTCACCTTTTACTTTTTCAAAATTCGACTCTAATTCGCCAAAAATTTGCTGTGCTTTTCCCATCACTTCTTGTTTTTTTCCAGAGATTTGAATTTTTTTGCTATCTGCAACTTTCCCAATCTTTTGTTCTAATTTTCCAATTTTTTCTTTCACCAATCCAGAAACTTGTCTTACAGTTCCTTTATCGATCGAAACTTTTTCTGTTTTTTTAGAAGAATTCTTAGAGTCTGCCATTTTAACTCCTGATTTTTTTGTTTTTAATTTTTTTCCATTAGCTTTTTTAGATGGTGCTGCTTTTTTCTTAGCCATTTTTATTTACCTCTTTAGAATGAATGATACTATACAAGCATACCACAAAAAGCAAAAACGAATCTGTGAAGATTCGTCCTTTTTATGCCTAAAATAAAAAAACGCCGACTTATTAAGGTCGGCGCCTTCGAAGTTTGAATTTTTCAGTCTAAAATCAAGAGCTTTACTCAGCTCTGATTTTCAATTCTGGCTTCAGTACGGCTTTTGGAGCAAGTTGACCATTGAGTACTGTAGCTTCTTGCGGAAGAACCGTGCTCAGCTGGAGGTTTACTCGATACTTCTTGCCTCTGACTGCTGCTTCTTTAGCACCAATCATAGACAAGTTGATGGAGATTCTTGCTGCTTGACCATTCTGTTCAACTCGAATTGCTTGAGCAGGAACTTGGCCTTCGAAAATCGTTTTATCAACGATTTTGTCCAATATAAGCTTCATCTTAACACCCATCAGATCAGCGTAGAGTGATCTTGGTAGCACAAAACTCAGCACGTTGGCTTGGATCTTTGCTTGCACCAATGGCTGATTGAGTTCTGCCGTTAAGCTTCTCACTGGTATCAGACCAACTTCGATTTCCTCAGCCACTTGTTTTAATCCAGGATTTTTTGGTCCTTGATCGGGCTTCAGAACTTGAGTTTGACTGCTTAACTTCGTTAACAACACCAAGTTTGTTCTAGAAACTTGCGGTTGAGTTAAGCTGACATTGGTACCATCAAGAGCAACTTGGAATGTTTCTTCATTGCCCAGTCTTTCAACTGCTGCAAGTGTTACCTTCACGAGACCTTGAATATTGAAATCAACTTCGTGGCCTTTCAATACTTCTTTGTACTTCGTGCAAGAGTACGAAACTTCATATGGTACTTGTTCATAACCACATTTATTTTTCGGCACTTGGTAACATTGATTAACATTCTCACAATGTTTCACGTACTTCGTGTAACAAACAGGCGGTCTCGGAGGACGCGGCGGTTTGTTCGGTCCACCTGGTTCACCTGGGCGTGGATTCGTCGGTGGTGCCGGAGGA comes from Bdellovibrionota bacterium and encodes:
- a CDS encoding ribonuclease HI family protein — protein: MKWPAAIKIYTDGASRGNPGPASIGVSFTTVKDEEVSTLSEAIGDQTNNFAEYTALIRGLEEAKVNKAEKIWIRTDSQLMVRQILGEYKVKSESIKDLHAQVIELLKFFEKVRVEHIPREQNKRADELANQALDKQFKGAKLFAYDDDFDS
- a CDS encoding S8 family peptidase, which produces MKMLLIFFLLLAFTINAFGIDTNTEKTILDQNWGLKKIDVEKSWSISQGNKKIIIAIIDTGMDMNHPELKNNLWVNPKEISDNGIDDDGNGFIDDIHGWNFVTENNKPLDSQGHGTHIAGIIHGVAPKASFMVLKYFDPKSLSDKNITNTVRAIDYAVNNGAQIINYSGGGFGKNPLEEMAIKRAKDKNILFVAAAGNEATNSDKNSFYPASYDLSNIISVASLTQESDLVESSNFGIETVDIAAPGKNIFSTLPGGRYGFMTGTSQATAFATGVLAIMMTVYPDIHNTEKLIQYLVSAGSIEENLNGKTKYKTKLNSYRALAMKGKEVDANGLSAENTKQINADIFSSESSILDANLDSLIKNTNTKNRMRIPAQQ
- a CDS encoding DUF6531 domain-containing protein — its product is MRIYKNSPNKIVLTITITLLLSFALKAEINMKDASYRQSFFDIQEVRRTYNSRSLYTGFFGFGWCSNLEKSLDIKSPKEISFKECDQEFPFVLTDENNLLKTRTYENTITKEKLIFKSGSYTQYLNTGEIRVFNRLGQMISAIQPHGQRIGYLYNHQNLISLKTNSNLLLTFSFNDTRQITRIQSNSGLSSLYLYEKQNLVQTVNSTKQSHLYDYDDLNNMVRLTFPDKTEENIVYNKDHDRAVKIQLRNECIEYYDYYQKNNDPLYQISTLTRKCDNKTIHTFIYEFWYKVRPDGLKYLERYKINQSIQSKKNQTVDITYNPYDGNPVRILKDGKDLIIKI